The sequence TGGAGTTAACAAAATGGattccactgagccaccctaCAGCCAGAAGAGATACGAGGAAATTGTTAAGGAAGTCAGCACCTACATTAAGAAAATTGGCTACAACCCCGACACAGTAGCATTTGTGCCGATTTCTGGCTGGAATGGTGACAACATGCTGGAGCCAAGTGCTAACATGCCATGGTTCAAGGGATGGAAAGTCACCCGTAAGGACGGCAATGCCAGTGGAACCACCCTGCTTGAAGCTCTGGATTGCATCCTGCCACCAACTCGCCCAACTGACAAACCCTTGCGTTTGCCTCTCCAGGATGTCTACAAAATTGGTGGTATTGGTACTGTCCCTGTGGGTCGTGTGGAGACTGGTGTTCTCAAACCTGGCATGGTGGCCACCTTTGCTCCAGTCAATGTAACAACTGAAGTGAAGTCTGTAGAAATGCACCACGAAGCATTGAGTGAAGCCCTTCCTGGGGACAATGTGGGCTTCAATGTCAAGAACGTGTCTGTCAAAGATGTCCGTCGTGGCAATGTGGCTGGTGACAGCAAAAATGATCCACCCATGGAAGCTGCTGGCTTCACAGCTCAGGTGATTATTTTGAACCATCCAGGCCAAATCAGTGCTGGATATGCACCTGTGCTGGATTGTCACACAGCTCACATCGCTTGCAAGTTTGCTGAGCTGAAGGAGAAGATTGATCGTCGTTCTGGGAGAAAGCTGGAAGATGGCCCTAAATTCTTGAAATCTGGTGACGCTGCCATTGTTGATATGGTTCCTGGCAAGCCCATGTGCGTCGAGAGCTTCTCTGATTATCCTCCCCTGGGCCGTTTTGCTGTGCGTGACATGAGACAGACGGTCGCTGTGGGTGTCATCAAGGCAGTGGACAAGAAGGCAGCTGGAGCTGGCAAGGTCACCAAGTCTGCCCAGAAAGCTCAGAAGGCTAAATGAATATTATCCCCAACACCTGCCACCCCAGTCTTAATCAGTGGTGGAAGAACGGTCTCAGAACTGTTTGTCTCAATTGGCCATTTAAGTTTGATAGTAAAAGACTGGTTAATGATAACAATGCATCGTAAAACcttcagaaggaaaggagaatgttTTTGTGGACCATATGTTTTATGTGTGGCAGTTTAAGTtactagtttttaaaatcagtactttttaatgaaaacaacttGACCAAAAATCTGTCACAGAATTTGAGAcccattaaaaaaagtttaatgagaaaaaaaaaaaaaaattctggcctTAAACAGTTTTTGCCCATTATAGGAATTAAGATTTTGGTGTGAATAACTCCCAGGGGGAGATAGAAAGTAAGAGGTGCATATAAACTGCTGTAAGAATTTGGAGCAAGGGTGCTATTTTTGACTAACAGTATGTTGGAAAAAATTTGGGAGATTTAGTAAGAGAGATAATATTAATGTTTGGTCTTGAAGAATGAGTATTTAAACATGTGGAAATGTAGTGTATTGTGAATGTCCTTATTAAGGACAAGAGTCATATGCTTattaagagattttcttttttgcacagtttactttcttccattttttgaTAACAGTATTAACAGTCATCatcatagctaacatttattgactgGCTACTATGTGCCAGAATCTGTTCTCAGTGTTTTACCTTTATTAACTTAATCCTCATATATCTATTATctgtattttaacttttttctgcTTTGCTCTTTCTTGCCAGacattgcttctttttaaaaaaacattggaTCAAAAT comes from Cervus elaphus chromosome 29, mCerEla1.1, whole genome shotgun sequence and encodes:
- the LOC122686185 gene encoding elongation factor 1-alpha 1-like, whose amino-acid sequence is MGKEKTHINIVVIGHVDSGKSTTTGHLIYKCGGIDKRTIEKFEKEAAEMGKGSFKYAWVLEKLKAERERGITIDISLWKFETSKYYVTIIDAPGHRDFIKNMITGTSQADCAVLIVAAGVGEFEAGISKNGQTREHALLAYTLGVKQLIVGVNKMDSTEPPYSQKRYEEIVKEVSTYIKKIGYNPDTVAFVPISGWNGDNMLEPSANMPWFKGWKVTRKDGNASGTTLLEALDCILPPTRPTDKPLRLPLQDVYKIGGIGTVPVGRVETGVLKPGMVATFAPVNVTTEVKSVEMHHEALSEALPGDNVGFNVKNVSVKDVRRGNVAGDSKNDPPMEAAGFTAQVIILNHPGQISAGYAPVLDCHTAHIACKFAELKEKIDRRSGRKLEDGPKFLKSGDAAIVDMVPGKPMCVESFSDYPPLGRFAVRDMRQTVAVGVIKAVDKKAAGAGKVTKSAQKAQKAK